The following are encoded together in the Capsulimonas corticalis genome:
- a CDS encoding STAS domain-containing protein, with amino-acid sequence MTIPAGASRITEILNNHESELLQEWLAEQRQSGAARPDLIPATELQEQGREFVALLRQAAQSGDFSNIQAPAWSGVRDLITELSRTRARLGFTPTEVATFVFSFKQPLFSALQRAHGDDSNSLLADIWTVTKLLDKLGLLTTESYMKSREEIIARHQEEMMELSTPVVQLWQGIVALPIIGTLDSARTQIVMENLLQAIVDTGSETAIIDITGVPTVDTLVSQHLLKTVAAARLMGAECIISGIRPQIAQTIVHLGVELTDVTTKATLASAFALALQRRGMTVGKVAQFKS; translated from the coding sequence GTGACAATACCGGCGGGCGCAAGCCGCATCACCGAAATCCTCAACAACCACGAGAGCGAACTCTTACAGGAATGGCTCGCCGAACAGCGCCAATCCGGAGCCGCCCGCCCCGACCTGATCCCGGCGACGGAGCTTCAGGAACAGGGACGCGAATTCGTCGCGCTGCTGCGTCAGGCCGCCCAATCCGGAGATTTCAGCAATATCCAGGCGCCGGCCTGGTCCGGCGTGCGGGACTTGATTACCGAGCTGTCGCGGACGCGGGCTCGGCTCGGGTTCACTCCCACCGAAGTGGCGACATTCGTCTTCTCGTTCAAGCAGCCCCTGTTCTCCGCATTGCAGCGCGCGCATGGGGACGATTCGAACAGCCTGCTCGCCGATATCTGGACGGTCACGAAGCTGCTGGACAAGCTGGGCCTTCTGACGACGGAATCGTACATGAAGTCGCGCGAGGAGATTATTGCCCGGCATCAAGAGGAGATGATGGAGCTTTCCACGCCGGTCGTGCAGCTCTGGCAGGGAATTGTCGCCCTTCCGATCATCGGGACGCTGGATAGCGCCCGGACCCAGATCGTGATGGAAAACTTGCTCCAGGCGATCGTGGACACGGGATCGGAAACGGCGATTATCGATATCACGGGTGTCCCCACGGTAGACACCCTGGTCTCGCAGCACCTGCTCAAGACCGTCGCGGCGGCGCGGCTGATGGGCGCCGAGTGCATCATCAGCGGCATCCGGCCGCAGATCGCGCAGACCATCGTGCACCTTGGCGTGGAGCTGACGGACGTCACGACGAAGGCGACGCTCGCGTCGGCCTTCGCGCTCGCGCTGCAGCGGCGCGGAATGACGGTCGGCAAAGTCGCTCAGTTCAAGTCGTAA
- a CDS encoding STAS domain-containing protein: protein MERIPILQMGSFLLVTIQVDMHDRLAMTLQDDLTTKIVQSGASGVLIDISALDIVDSFIGRMLGNISAMSRVLDADTVVVGMQPAVAITLVELGLSLPGVRTALNVEKGMGILRTTQTLFGEEESGDGSPEE from the coding sequence TTGGAACGCATCCCAATCTTGCAAATGGGCTCTTTCTTGCTCGTGACGATCCAAGTGGACATGCACGACCGCCTCGCAATGACCCTTCAGGACGATCTGACCACGAAAATCGTGCAAAGCGGCGCAAGCGGCGTGCTGATCGATATCTCGGCGCTGGATATTGTCGACTCGTTCATTGGGCGAATGCTGGGGAATATCTCGGCGATGTCCCGAGTGCTCGACGCCGATACCGTCGTCGTCGGCATGCAGCCGGCTGTCGCGATTACGCTGGTGGAGCTGGGCCTCTCCCTTCCGGGCGTCCGCACCGCGCTGAACGTGGAAAAAGGCATGGGAATCCTCAGAACGACGCAGACGTTATTCGGGGAGGAAGAGAGCGGCGATGGCAGTCCGGAAGAGTGA
- a CDS encoding anti-sigma regulatory factor: MAVRKSETMPIRTQADIVHVRQAVRVWSVDIGMRLVDQTKIVTAASELARNTLEYGGGGDLLIEALSEGIRAGLRLTFTDQGPGIADIALALTDGYTSGGGMGMGLSGSKRLSSEFEIESQVGAGTTVRITRWK; this comes from the coding sequence ATGGCAGTCCGGAAGAGTGAGACGATGCCGATCCGCACCCAGGCGGACATCGTCCATGTCCGCCAGGCAGTCCGCGTCTGGTCTGTCGACATCGGCATGCGTCTGGTGGATCAGACAAAGATTGTTACGGCCGCCAGCGAGCTCGCCCGTAACACGCTGGAGTACGGCGGCGGAGGCGACCTGCTGATCGAAGCGCTGTCCGAAGGGATACGCGCCGGCCTGCGCCTGACCTTCACGGACCAGGGCCCCGGCATCGCCGACATCGCGCTCGCCCTGACCGACGGCTACACCTCCGGCGGCGGTATGGGCATGGGGCTGAGCGGATCCAAACGCCTCTCCAGCGAGTTTGAGATCGAATCCCAGGTCGGCGCCGGCACGACGGTTCGAATCACGCGCTGGAAATAA
- a CDS encoding ATP-binding SpoIIE family protein phosphatase has translation MNTSTALEITDATLVGEARRRVASLTHSLGFNEETRGRVALIVTELATNILKHAQTGEIVFRELREGDAAGIEILSLDRGPGISNVAQSLADGYSTAGTPGNGLGAVVRLSSTFDIYTQSGAGTAILSRIWDRPTSFVQPGAPLEIGVVCVPKPGETECGDAWSSSQSPQRCSLFVADGLGHGPVAAEASREAVRVFDAVAETSDSKRIIEAAHLALRSTRGSVVAVGQIAPEDGILRYVGVGNISSTLLTPEGTRSLVSHNGTVGQTMRTLNEFTYPWPRTALLVMASDGLQSQWTLDKYPGLASRHPSLIAGVLYRDFNRRRDDVTVLVARWKERATQ, from the coding sequence ATGAACACATCCACGGCTCTGGAAATCACAGACGCCACCTTAGTCGGCGAAGCGCGCAGGCGCGTCGCCTCACTCACGCACTCCCTCGGATTCAATGAGGAAACACGCGGCCGCGTCGCTCTGATCGTCACGGAGCTGGCGACCAATATTCTCAAGCACGCCCAAACCGGCGAAATCGTCTTCCGGGAGCTGCGCGAAGGCGACGCCGCCGGCATTGAGATCCTCTCCCTCGATCGCGGCCCGGGAATCAGCAACGTCGCCCAGAGTCTCGCGGACGGTTACTCGACGGCCGGCACCCCCGGCAACGGCCTGGGCGCGGTGGTCCGTTTGTCCTCCACCTTCGATATCTATACGCAAAGCGGCGCGGGCACAGCCATCCTGTCGCGGATCTGGGATCGCCCGACATCCTTTGTCCAGCCCGGCGCGCCGCTGGAGATCGGCGTCGTATGCGTCCCCAAGCCCGGCGAAACCGAGTGCGGCGACGCGTGGTCGTCGAGCCAGTCTCCGCAGCGGTGCAGCCTGTTCGTCGCCGATGGTTTGGGGCACGGCCCGGTCGCGGCCGAAGCCTCGCGCGAAGCGGTCCGCGTCTTCGACGCGGTTGCCGAGACATCGGACTCCAAGCGCATCATCGAAGCCGCGCATCTGGCGCTGCGCAGCACGCGCGGCTCGGTCGTCGCCGTTGGACAAATCGCGCCCGAGGATGGGATTCTGCGCTACGTGGGCGTCGGAAATATCAGCAGCACGCTGCTGACGCCCGAAGGCACGCGCAGTCTGGTGTCGCACAACGGCACGGTCGGCCAGACGATGCGGACGCTGAATGAGTTTACCTATCCATGGCCGCGCACGGCCCTGCTGGTGATGGCGTCCGACGGCCTTCAGTCACAATGGACGCTGGATAAGTATCCCGGCCTCGCCTCACGCCATCCTTCCCTGATCGCCGGCGTCCTGTACCGGGACTTCAACCGCCGCCGCGACGATGTGACCGTGCTTGTCGCCCGCTGGAAGGAACGCGCCACGCAATGA